TTTGTATGGTGTATACGCCAGCAAGAACCGCCAATAGTGGTTTGAGGCCCAGCGTCGTTTGAGCGGTGTTCATGGCATTACCACTCTAGCTTCATGTTCAAGCCAACCTCTCGCGCTGTACCGTAGTTGCTGTAGCGCGTGTTGCTCCAAGTATACGCATAGGTGACGTACTCTTTGTCGGTCAAGTTATGACTGAATAAGCGCAGAGAGAGATTGTCATTGATGGCATACTGAATAGCTAAGTCAACTAGAGTATAGCCGTCTTGTGCCACCGTGTTGTTTTCATCAAAGTAGATTTTTGAGGTGTATCGTGCGTTGGTAATGATTGAAATATCGCCGTCTACCCAGGTTTGAGGCAAGTAATACTCAAGCCCAGCGACAGCGGTTGTATCCGGTGCATAAGGCAGAGTGTTGCCTTGAATACCATTGTTGCCCGATTCGAATGTCGACTGACCGAAGGTAGCTCCTAGTGTCAGCGTCAGATCGTCTGTGGGGTAGTAAGCAAGATCCAGCTCTATACCCTGACTTTGCGCATCGCCCATATTGCTTAGGACCTGACTGTTGGGGGTGCCAGTGTACAATTGAATATCTTTGGTGTCGATCCAGTAAAGAGCGCCACTAAAGTGTAGCGTTTGATTGAGCAAGATGGTTCGCCACCCCAATTCACCATTTAGAGACTTCTCCGCATCATAACCATTCTTATCACCTGAGCTGAGTGGAACTGAGCTAAAGCCACCTGGTCTGTAACCACTGGTTAATGAGGCAAATATTCTTGAATCTTCATCCACTTGCCAGCCAAGCGACGCTTTTGGTGAAACCACACTTTCCGACTTGTCCGATTGGTAACTGTCAATCTTCCGGACGGGGTTACCGCCAAAGTCGGACTCGGAGGAGAATCTTGATGCGCGTAACCCGCCAGTAAGGTCGACACTTTGTGTTAGCGCATAAGTTGCTTGGCCAAATAGAGCATAGGTATCGGTCTTGATGTCATTCTGACCACCCGAGTTAGCATCAAAGCGTCGATTCTCGTAGTAGCCACCAACTAATGTTGAAAGGTCATCGTTGAATTGGGTGTTAGCGCGCACCTCCTGACTGAAGGTGTTTTGGTCTTCCACCCATTTGCCACCGACAAACTGACGGTCAACGTTGCGATTCTGGTACGCCGTGATACTGGTGAGCTGAGTTGCCCCAAGATCGTAACCCACATTTAAAGCATAGCTATTGACGACACGTTTAAGTTCAGGGATGTCTTGGCTGGTCGCCTTGTTGTTATATTCTTGTTGAGTTAAATACCACTCTTCATGGCTGTCTAAGTGCGCAGAAGATACTGAAAAAGTGAGGGAGAGTGGTGATTGCTCAGGCAGATAGTGGAATCGGGCAGTACCGCTAAAGTCTTCGGTTTCATTGGCATCATCGGTATTGCTTGGAATATGACGAATGTTTCCTTCGTCTTTTAATGAGCGGATTGCCACATCAGCATAGGCTGCCTCGCTAATCGCGACGGCGACTGAGGCATCAAGCTGTTGACTTCGATTGCTGTAGGTAACACCTGCTGAAGCTGCGGTCTCATCGGTAGCCTTTTTTGTCGTAATGTTGATGACACCACCTTGAGCATTACCTCCGTATAGCGTGCCTTGAGGACCTCTGAGTAGTTCGACTTGTTCTACGTTTAATAACTGCTGGGTAAGGAATGCACTGTCTTGCAGTACACCATCAACGTAGATACTGATTGTGGGTGAATAATAGTCTGGTG
This window of the Vibrio neptunius genome carries:
- a CDS encoding TonB-dependent receptor, encoding MFRHRFSLSPLSLAVLTAMLSPAVAANDHSQEVMIIEATKQDIPLERVDNAILIKTGEELEKAGIHEVKDLEKAFPGLMIQTRGNRTYANTTVRGVSSPDYYSPTISIYVDGVLQDSAFLTQQLLNVEQVELLRGPQGTLYGGNAQGGVINITTKKATDETAASAGVTYSNRSQQLDASVAVAISEAAYADVAIRSLKDEGNIRHIPSNTDDANETEDFSGTARFHYLPEQSPLSLTFSVSSAHLDSHEEWYLTQQEYNNKATSQDIPELKRVVNSYALNVGYDLGATQLTSITAYQNRNVDRQFVGGKWVEDQNTFSQEVRANTQFNDDLSTLVGGYYENRRFDANSGGQNDIKTDTYALFGQATYALTQSVDLTGGLRASRFSSESDFGGNPVRKIDSYQSDKSESVVSPKASLGWQVDEDSRIFASLTSGYRPGGFSSVPLSSGDKNGYDAEKSLNGELGWRTILLNQTLHFSGALYWIDTKDIQLYTGTPNSQVLSNMGDAQSQGIELDLAYYPTDDLTLTLGATFGQSTFESGNNGIQGNTLPYAPDTTAVAGLEYYLPQTWVDGDISIITNARYTSKIYFDENNTVAQDGYTLVDLAIQYAINDNLSLRLFSHNLTDKEYVTYAYTWSNTRYSNYGTAREVGLNMKLEW